gacagtatcaaaagccttactaaagtctagataagcgatgtctactgcacctcctccatctattattgtagtcacccaatcaataagattagtttggcatgatctccctgctgtttttcatctttcaatccatgggactttagatgttccacaatcctctccttaagtatggtttccattaatttccccactattgatgcaggcttactggcctatagttgcccgattcctcccgactacctttcttgtgaatgggcacaacatttgctaatttccaatcttctgggacgactcctgttgccagtgattgggtaaataaatctgttaatggttttgctagttcaccgctgagctcttttaatagctttgggtgtatcccatcaggcccctgtgacttatttgtagtaagtttagacagctgacttagaacctcttcctctgtaaagacacaggcATCAAAAGATTTCTTattcttctttcctaactgaggtccttctccttcattttcctttgtaaaaactgagcagaagtattcattgaggcagtcagctagttctttactACATGAATTGTCTTTTGctggaggtgatcgcaggtgaggcctactGCTGAGATCAAGGAcggataaaacaaccctctgtgtatgacttggagggagaaaggctttgtaaagcctgaagtttgggggggggggggggggcgggggggggcccAGCGATGACCGTGCAACCCTCTTTCTGtagtcagagtcgggaggacttttggaccatctccccccaaggaggctgctggaggctgctgcactGGACCGTATATGGTTGAGGAAGCCGGATCTAATCCCGTGTGTTAGACAACACGTGTATtagatagaggggggggggggggggtagtgtttAACTACTTTTTTAGGTTTACAGTTTGCCCTGTAGGCAAATACGCTGTCTGCAGACTGTTCTCCATCTGTCACTGTTTGCCTATTCAAAACAGGGAGGGAAGCGCCATGTGCAAATATTTCGGCTTGGCTAAGCCACCTGGTGCAGCCCTCGCCCAGTGCAGGCTCTGTgtgctctttttttattttttcaaaatatttataATCATTTAGTGCCATTATAACTTGGTACAATGCCTAAATAATACCTCATTCagatagtgcccaaataacactGGCGCATATTTCCTAAATAGTGCTGCCATTCAGTGCCAAAATACCATAATGACCTTGTACAATGCCTAAATAATACTTCCATCCAGTATTTAAAAACTACTTCCGTATAGTGCCCACTTAACGCTGTCATATATTTCCTAAATAATACTTCTGCTCAGTATCCAAATAATACGAAGGTATAATATATTCATCACTCTGCGGTATATTTTCTAAACAATACTTGCACAAtgcctaaataatactgccatccaGATAATACTACCGTATATTTCCTAAACAATGCTGCCATTCGCTGCCAATAATAATCTTGCTTCTGCAATGCCAAGCTCAACCCCCtggacaggagtggcgctgtttttttttaaagggcagccatattttatttattttttttctaatctcagtCCCTTTCAGTAGGAGGACGCGCTCAGATGCTACACGATcgcagattttttttcatttgtgacTGTTTCCTGTGTGtggtttttttacattagtcctgACCAGAATTGAGCTATTTTCTATTTCCTATGTCCTAGAAACCACTCATGCTTTTTCACGGCTTCTtaaaatttagcaatttttttcctGTGGCCCCTTCGCTGCTCAGCGCCACTCTCACCATGAGGCGGTGTCCTGTACTGCAGCTCTGTGCCATGAACTTGAACTGCTTTGTACAGGGCTGTCGGTTATTGCAGCAATGGGGTTGGAGCACCGTGGATGGGTGGGGGTCCCACAGGTCAAAGATGTATGTCCATCCATATtctatcctggaaaaccccttgatTTGAACCTATAATCCCGCACTTCCCATATTCATATTGTGGACTCTGTGTGAAGAAGCTCTGGACTGCTATACTTCTCCATTTCTGGCTGATTCAGGAGGGATGTAAACTACTTCTCCATATGTCAATAACCATAAAATGACAGAATTCATGTAGAAATGCGTGTAATACGTCATTTCTCCTGAGGTGGCGCTACATGGAAAATAAACACTTGCTGGCGGCTTGCCCTTACAGAATATAGCCTTATTGCTGGGGTTGATCGCAGTGAGACGTCCACTGATCAGGTCATTGAGCATGGTGTACGGGCTTGTGTCTATATCCAGGAGCCAAACGGAAGAAGCAGAGCTGAGATGTAAAGCATAGGGGAGTGACGGCTGAGGGATCTCAGGAGTTACATTTGCAGTAGAGACTGCACTGACTGCAAAGGGCTTGTGTGTGAGACGGCTGCAAAACCCTTGTGCTCTGGACACATGCTGAACATGTGGCGCTCATACACGTACACATGCCGCATATGTGCCATGCACACGCAGGGCAAGAACTGCACTCATGTACATGCCACTCACATAGGATGCATACAAGAtacatgtgagatacatgcttcTCATACTAGACATTTGTCACATATTTCGACATACTGCACACATGCCAATCATATAGGATGCGTAGTGCGCGTGTACCTCTCGCAGAGGAGACACTTTCCCAGCTGTCTTCCTCTTACTAGTGGTGACCTCTTCtctatatttttttcactgtgtGGAAGGCAGTAGGCGAGAAGTCTCCAGAATTAGGCAATGGAGCCACAAAGGAGAAGTGATATTTAAAGTAATACTCCAAGCTTAATCAATAATTGAATAAAGTGTCGGGTCGGAGAGTGAAGAGCGTGACATAGGGACTCTCTCTTCTTGTACCTCCTGACATTGGTTTTCAAGATTGTTCTGTGAATGGGACAGCAGAGGCAGGGCATAAGCCGATATGCTGGGGTGGTTCTAGACAGTTCGGGGGCTGGCTTAGACACAGCATGGGTGGGACTTAGTCTATTGGTATATAACATTATTACTGATATAATCTTTGTTGTGTCTGCAGGAGGTGAAGCCAACATCCAGGTCCACAAGAACGTTCTACTGCACGGATCACTCAGGATGTCTTATTCTCCTTCCCAGAAGATCGGAGCAAGTAAATCAATTATCTGGAAGTTCGATAAGATCAATGAACAAGTCACCATACTGGACACTACTGAGAAACCACATTATGTATATGCCTCTAAGTTCAGGGATCGGCTACAACCGTCTGAGAACCTACACACATTGACCATCGTGGATCTGACTATGGAAGATGGTGGGATGTACACCATTGATGTTGTAGATTTAAATGGAGTACGAGAATCTTATTCATTTAATGTCACCGTGTACGGTAGGTAGTCACAGTATGAGTCTTGGGATCCTTGAGCTTACTAGAAGGTCCACTAACCATAAAGGGTCAATAACCATACAATGTTATATAGCTGCTGgaattatatacaggtccttctaaaaaaaattgcatattgtgataaagttcattattttctgtaatgtactgataaacattagactttcatatattttagattcattacacacaactgaagtagttcaagccttttattgttttaatattgatgattttggcatacagctcatgaaaacccaaatttcctatctaaaaaaattagcatatttcatccgaccaataaaagaaaagtgtttttaatacaaaaaaagtcaaccttcaaataattatgttcagttatgtacTCAatacttttgcagaaatgactgcttcaatgcggcgtggcatggaggccatcagcctgtggcactgctgaggtgttatggaggcccaggatgcttcaatgcggcgtggcatggaggcaatcagcctgtggcactgctgaggtgttatggaggcccaggatgcttcgatagcggccttaagctcatccagagtgttgggtcttgcgtctctcaactttctcttcccaatatcccacagattctctatggggttcaggtcaggagagttggcaggccaattgagcccagtaataccatggtcagtaaaccatttaccagtggtgttggcactgtgagcaggtgccaggtcgtgctgaaaaatgaaatcttcatctccataaagcttttcagcagatggaagcatgaagtgctccaaaatctcctgatagctagctgcattgaccctgcctttgataaaacacagtggaccaacaccagcagctgacatggcaccccagaccatcgctgactgtgggtacttgacactggacttcaggcattttggcatttccctctccccagtcttcctccagactctggcaccttgatttccgaatgacatgcaacagtccagtgctgctcctctgtagcccaggtcaggcacttctgccgctgtttctggggaatgcggcacctgtagcccatttcctgcacatgcctgtacacggtggctctggatgttcctcctccagactcagtccactgcttccgcaggtcccccaaggtctggaatcggtccttctccacaatcttcctcagggtccggtcacctcttcttgttgtgcagcgttttctgccatactttttccttcccacagacttcccactgaggtgccttgatgcagccctctgggaacagcctattcgttcagatatttctttctgtgtcttaccctcttgcttgagggtgtcaatgatggccttctggacagcagtcaggtcggcagtcttacccatgattgcggttttgagtaatgaaccaggctgggagtttttaaaagcctcaggaatcttttgcaggtgtttagagttaattagttgattcagatgattaggttaatagctcgtttagagaaccttttcatgatatgctaatttttttagataggaaatttgggttttcatgagctgtatgccaaaatcatcaatattaaaacaataaaaggcttgagctacttcagttgtgtgtaatgaatctaaaatatatgaaagtctaatgtttatcagtacattacagaaaataatgaactttatcacaatatgctaatttttttagaaggacctgtatattgttgAAAACCTTACCTTCAAATGAGAGATGTCTCCTTAGGTAGATGATATTTTCATGTTGCACAACACATGGGCAGCGGATTGGTTTTAGTGTGGATGGCgcaatgcttcatttctcctgagGTGGACCTTCTGTGGAATTGAGCACTGGTTTTGCACACAGATGACAGCTGATCGGTCGGGATTGGGACACCCAATTTATCCTTTGGGAACCCTTCTAACCAAAAAAAATCAAGCCTTGTCTGAAAATTGCTTAAACTCAGGAGCCACACAGAAAAAGCAGAGCTGCTCTTATTAGACCATGCAGTAGCTGTGCCCTAATGGAGCAGACACGGATGTCATGCCCCTATCTACGATGCATATTCAGTGTCAGACCAGGGTACCTTGGGTCCACTACAGGAAATCGTCCTAGAGTCCCTGCACCATACATACTGGACAGTCCTAGACCATCACTTCTTTCCCCTAGGGGTAAGTAATTGTTTATAATGTCACCTCCAAATGAAACGGTCTAGCAGTCTTCTGTCCTTTTGTGGCCACTTGGGACCACCAAAGGTTCCTTTTTGTATACTGGTAGGTGACTCTGATCCTTCTCATTGAACAAGGCCAGATCAAGATCAATGGGGTATGTTTGGAAAGGTGGAAACTTTGTTTTGCTGTACTGTCCTAATACTACCCAATTAATAGTTCCTTATACTGTCCAAATAATAGGACCATTGTGTCAAAAGCAGGGCAACATAGTGCCCTCATAAGAGTGCCATTCAGGAAACTAGTTAGAGTGCCCATGTAACAACCATTACTATTAGATAGAACATATGTGTCTATGGTATGGTTAACATTGACCAGGGCTTTATAAAAGGGCAATATGGCTGCCTGGTGGGACATTTGAAGTAGACTGAGGTTGGTGGAGGCCACATACTACAATATAACCCTGACTAATGACTTCACGGTTCAATACTGTACTTATTTATACTGTTTATGGCATCATAGGCAGCTACTGGACACCAGTACTTCCCAAGAATGTACCAGTCCCAATCTCGACCCTAGATAAAGAAGCTGCAGTTAAGACGAAGGCGCGTTATGGAGACCTCCTAGTATTAGCAGCACAAATTGTAATAACTTGCAGCAGCCCTCTTGACACTGAGAGCAAAGTATAGGCGTCAGTCTGTGTTTTCTGAATTAAGTGAGAAGAAGCCTTGTGATGTCAGGCTAGCAGGCTATACTGTGCGCCAGATGGCTGGGCCTACAGGCTAATCAGTAACTGCCACCATAAGCCATCGTCGCTCTCTTCTGTTGACTGACGAGATATGCCAGATGTTAGACCCGTCTACAGTGCACGCTAACGTCAAATGATCTCCATTATGTTTGTTTGAATACTAGTGGTTCATTTATTGTGAAATATGATCTGactctaaaaaaacaaaacaaaaaaactaccaTCTGGTCATGGTAGATGATAACCCCCAGGCCTGCAAACACAACAAGGAGCCCATGAACCATCTCAACTATCTCACATCATTTTGGTGTTTTACCATTCATGCTAGACCCCACTATCTCTCAACATGTCTAAGTAGGGGTTTCCAAACCAGAAAATTCTTGACATGAGGATTGTGTATGGTCGGGGAGCTGTCATCAGAATCACCAGTGATGATCAACCTAGAACATTAGGAGGTCCTCAGATAGCCTTGACTTCGATTAACGACCACATTCAATGACCTGTATCCTACTTAAGTTTGAAATTGAGAGTTGACTGGACATGAAAGGGCTCTCTGAATAATAATATAGGGGAGATGAGGGAAGAGCTAAAGGTGCCCATACCCATAATGTAGATATTGTCTGTAATTGGTGTTTTAGGACATTTTGGCTGACAATCATTTGAAACATTGCAGCTAACGACCATATGCTATGGGTGATGACAGACTTCTTCTATTTAGTGAAAATGTGATCAGCTGAAACCAAGTGTATGGAATGATCAGCTAAATTTCACCAATCCTTTACAATTTTCCTCCAAAACCAGGGAGTCCATTTttaagaaatttttaaaaattgacTCCCTGGTCATCCAGTTTAGTCTGGCAAGTTGCTGTTGGATTGTAAATATGAATGATCCCATGGAAGTCCGGTTTGGCCACAGTGCGTCTGATTATCGTCATGTCAGTGTGCTCCCTTGTTTCCATATCCTATTTCTCTATATTGAAGGATTGCCACACATGTCCCTCCTTGTGAGACACATGAACTTAGTACTGGTACAGAGACCCAGAGTATAATGGGTAAGCTCCTTTAAGAATACTGATGATATCACATcccaaaaatgccccccccccccactccctcatATAGGTCCGTTTCTACTATTCAGAGAGACTGCCATGTCCTGCTACCTCTGATCTTCAAACTGGAGAAAGCAAGACATTGCATGTATTGTGTGGCACTTGGTTATAGTCAAGGACATCTGTAGGCCCTACAATGTTCTAGGTTGACCACTGCTGGTCTATAGACTGGTGATTTTAGGGTAGCAAACCATATATACTGTCATAGGTTAGGTGCTTTGTCAACCCTTACAGGTCTCTGGAGTGTTTGCCCACATGGAATAAGGGGTCACAAGGAGAACATTTGAGGCCATATGCATCCCCAGGGCCTTCAGcttcccactgctgccatagACAAATGTCTACAGTGCCTGATGATATGTTCTCTCATTACAGAGCCCGTTCCCCTTCCAAGTATAAGGACTGAGGTGAAGGAGAACACCAAAGACACATGCAATGTTACTCTTCATTGCTCTGTCCCATCAAACACATCAGATTTCTCCTATAGCTGGCAATGCGGAGATAGGAAATCTGATTGTCAGCAGTATAATAATGGAAGAACAGTCCAGATATCCCTGAAGAACGACTCCAAGGACATGGAGATCCTGTGCATAGTCCAGAACCCTGTGGACAAGAAGAATGTCTCTTTCCACGTACAAAAAATGTGTACGTTTACAGGTGAGATTCTCTTCAGAATGGCTGGATTATTAGGATAAGGTCATGGGTTGGGAGGTATGGAAGAAGGTGGTTGCATCTGGAGACTCCTCCTTGTCGTTGATATTGGCAGAGGAGGCATTAAAATAACGGACTGGACCCATTCTCCCCATTGGAGACCCAGCATCCAGAGCTCCAGTGATGGTACAGCTATAAAACATCTTCTATATGTCACAATTAGCAACCCCATAAtgtctctgctcagctggccaccattttacagtttACAGATAGAATATAATACATATAAACTGTAACTCTGCCAATATATTGCTATAATTATCCTCTACCAGttccgagttacatcctgtattatactccagagctgcactcactattctgctggtggagtcactgtgtacatacattacttatcctgtactgatccccagttacatcctgtattatactccagagctgcgctcactattctgctggtggagtcactgtgtacatacattacttatcctgtactgatcctgagttacatcctgtattatactccagagctgcactcactattctgctggtggagtcactgtgtacatacattacttatcctgtactgatcctgagttacatcctgtattatactccagagctgcactcactattctgctggtggagtcactgtgtacatacattacttatcctgtactgatcctcagttacatcctgtatttctttttattaaaattttaaaacaaacagataaataaatatataaaacagagaccaaaccaaccatacaggacatgatgctcctcagcgcggcgcagacagcaccggtccagcccactcgccacagaacaccagctatgtacaatatttacaatatctatgtacatgtactaaccttcctgatccggttgcacctacctacacttaacaaatacagaagttaaacttacaaaaagcccacccaccaccaccccaatgcaacacacaattttttatttttttttatattatatatatatatatatatatatatatatttatttattttttttttgggtccctgagctggtcccgcatcccatgcccccagtacatgataatagacgtccatgaaccagcccaggattttcttatatgtcccaaagtccccaatgttccatggaaccctccccccatttacccaccacccaacctaacactacacccgacaactcaacctatacaaatatacaaatatatatatagacataaagacatataaactacattacatagtacattacatagtagaccttaacctcaccacccaccgtgaggcttttcagccacacacaacccattaaagcccaagtttggcgcctgcaagccctatgtcctcatacagccaccaaaacaaaacaaaaatctacagtgtcagcttcagcccaccaccgggaggggagacaacaggctagggtaccctaaaggcaaaacccctccagaggagagaggctctacccgcccccaacctctcgtactccagagagcgcaccttcaccaggtctccgagaatgttcctaaccacctcatcctcggggaggattttgcgttgcgtcgaaactaaacaccgtgcatgccacgtgtagtacctgaccactgagctgactaggaataaagtgcaaaggtccctaccacccaggtgtctgaatgctccataggcccattccgcataggagagagtgaccagcctaggccagccaatggaggtccccaccctggtgtaaacctctgtgttaaagggacaatgaagcaggaagtggtccatgctttccagcacaccaccgcactcctcacggggacaccccctgtcctcagagctcctacacttcagattgtccctcacacacagtttcccatggaagcagcgccaagtcaagtcaagtcaaagaacttcaaggggatcctattggaatttaaaagccgtaacccaaccctcagatcccgacctgggcagtccctgagggccagaggtttctggaagtgggtcaacagaaccctctggtcaaggagtctccttgactgagtcctgatttcccacatccccagaccccaccgacgtaataccttcagaaccagggcagcataagccgggagatgcccatgtggtgtgcggagatccttcacttgcccccctgtctcccattcctggaagaaaggccgaaaccatccccgacaggaggctacccacagaggagccctctcttgccagaggttcgagagattaatcttaataaaggtgttcaccaggaacaccacagggttgaccatacccaaccctcctagtctcctcgtacggtaagtaacctccctattgacaaggttcagtctgtttccccataacatctggaagaacagactgtagacccgagtccagaaaggttccggcaagacgcacacactgcccagatataacagcaaagggatcaggtaggttttgataatgttcaccctttccctgagggttaaagaccaacccttccactggtccaccttctgagcggcaatcttaagcctgctatcccagttttgatgggggtaatccccctggccaaattcaatgccgaggacttttgtagattcc
This region of Bufo gargarizans isolate SCDJY-AF-19 chromosome 11, ASM1485885v1, whole genome shotgun sequence genomic DNA includes:
- the LOC122922143 gene encoding CD48 antigen-like isoform X1 yields the protein MKLEILLGLVSLVLSPLGGEANIQVHKNVLLHGSLRMSYSPSQKIGASKSIIWKFDKINEQVTILDTTEKPHYVYASKFRDRLQPSENLHTLTIVDLTMEDGGMYTIDVVDLNGVRESYSFNVTVYEPVPLPSIRTEVKENTKDTCNVTLHCSVPSNTSDFSYSWQCGDRKSDCQQYNNGRTVQISLKNDSKDMEILCIVQNPVDKKNVSFHVQKMCTFTDKTLAPRSHFTLIIIVVVIVTAMVPIISVMCIKMKCGNKKAEPTESRNTEMHYIEVTTRQREDNQRVQMENDHYIGMPSPKRTKAETLYTTLQHPPPSYT
- the LOC122922143 gene encoding CD48 antigen-like isoform X3 gives rise to the protein MKLEILLGLVSLVLSPLGGEANIQVHKNVLLHGSLRMSYSPSQKIGASKSIIWKFDKINEQVTILDTTEKPHYVYASKFRDRLQPSENLHTLTIVDLTMEDGGMYTIDVVDLNGVRESYSFNVTVYEPVPLPSIRTEVKENTKDTCNVTLHCSVPSNTSDFSYSWQCGDRKSDCQQYNNGRTVQISLKNDSKDMEILCIVQNPVDKKNVSFHVQKMCTFTAEPTESRNTEMHYIEVTTRQREDNQRVQMENDHYIGMPSPKRTKAETLYTTLQHPPPSYT
- the LOC122922143 gene encoding CD48 antigen-like isoform X4, translated to MKLEILLGLVSLVLSPLGGEANIQVHKNVLLHGSLRMSYSPSQKIGASKSIIWKFDKINEQVTILDTTEKPHYVYASKFRDRLQPSENLHTLTIVDLTMEDGGMYTIDVVDLNGVRESYSFNVTVYEPVPLPSIRTEVKENTKDTCNVTLHCSVPSNTSDFSYSWQCGDRKSDCQQYNNGRTVQISLKNDSKDMEILCIVQNPVDKKNVSFHVQKMCTFTEPTESRNTEMHYIEVTTRQREDNQRVQMENDHYIGMPSPKRTKAETLYTTLQHPPPSYT
- the LOC122922143 gene encoding CD48 antigen-like isoform X5 yields the protein MKLEILLGLVSLVLSPLGGEANIQVHKNVLLHGSLRMSYSPSQKIGASKSIIWKFDKINEQVTILDTTEKPHYVYASKFRDRLQPSENLHTLTIVDLTMEDGGMYTIDVVDLNGVRESYSFNVTVYEPVPLPSIRTEVKENTKDTCNVTLHCSVPSNTSDFSYSWQCGDRKSDCQQYNNGRTVQISLKNDSKDMEILCIVQNPVDKKNVSFHVQKMCTFTDKTLAPRSHFTLIIIVVVIVTAMVPIISVMCIKMKCGNKKGSEPERSVWWRIRL
- the LOC122922143 gene encoding CD48 antigen-like isoform X2 yields the protein MKLEILLGLVSLVLSPLGGEANIQVHKNVLLHGSLRMSYSPSQKIGASKSIIWKFDKINEQVTILDTTEKPHYVYASKFRDRLQPSENLHTLTIVDLTMEDGGMYTIDVVDLNGVRESYSFNVTVYEPVPLPSIRTEVKENTKDTCNVTLHCSVPSNTSDFSYSWQCGDRKSDCQQYNNGRTVQISLKNDSKDMEILCIVQNPVDKKNVSFHVQKMCTFTDKTLAPRSHFTLIIIVVVIVTAMVPIISVMCIKMKCGNKKEPTESRNTEMHYIEVTTRQREDNQRVQMENDHYIGMPSPKRTKAETLYTTLQHPPPSYT